Sequence from the Arthrobacter pigmenti genome:
GGAGGCCCAGCTCCTCTCCCTGATAGAGGTAAACCCCTCCCGGAAGTGCGAGCATTGCCAGCGATGCTGCACGCGCGCGGTCCAGTCCGACGCCCTGGTTGTCCGCCCCCAGCCCGGCCTCGATGGCAAACCGGGTGGCATGACGGGGAACATCATGGTTGCTGAGCACCCAGGTGGTGGGCGCGTCAACGCTGTCGAACGCCAGCAGGGAATCCGTGATGATGCTGCGAAGTGCCTTCGCGTCCCACGGATGGTGAAGGTAGGCGAAGTTGAAAGCCTGGTGCATCTCATCCGGACGCACCCACTCAACCAGACGTGACAGCGGATCAACTACCGCCTCCGCGCAGAGGATGCGGTCGCCGTCGTACTCGTTGAGGATGGCACGCCAACGACGGTAAATGTCGTGGACGGATTTCTGTCCGAACATCGGCGCAAGATAACCGGGGTACCCCTCTGTGGAGCAGCCGTCCGGGCGCCCGTCCCAGTTCGGGAGGCCCTCGGCCTTGACCAGGGCATGAGCAACGTCCACCCGGAAACCGCTCACATTCCGGTCCAGCCAGAAGCGGAGGATCCGCTCGAACTCCAGGTGCACGGCAGGGTTGTCCCAGTTGAAGTCCGGCTGGGAAGAATCGAACAGGTGCAGGTACCACTGGCCGGCGGTGCCGTCTGAATTCAGGGTCCGGGTCCAGGCAGAGCCACCGAAGTGGGACTGCCAGTTGTTCGGCGGGTTGACGCCGTTGGGCCCGGCTCCATCCCGGAAGACAAACATTGCACGCTCCGGCGAGCCGGGCTCTGCAGCGAGCGCCTCCTGGAAGAGCCGGTGGTCGCTGGAGCAGTGGTTCGGCACGAGGTCCACGATCACCTTGATGTCCAGCTCGGCAGCGCGGGCAGTGAGCGCATCGAAGTCATCGAGCGATCCGAAAAGGGGGTCGATATCGCAGTAGTCGGCGACGTCGTACCCGCCGTCGCGCTGGGGAGAAGTGTAGAAGGGCGATAACCAGATGGCGTCGACGCTGAGCTCGGCGAGGTGCTCCAGCTCGTGGGTGATTCCCGCAAGATCACCCATGCCGTCCCCATTCAGGTCGCGGAATGACCTCGGATAAATCTGGTAGATCACCGATGAACGCCACCAGGAATTATCCGGGTGAGTTGGGTGGACTGGCTCGTCAAATGCGAGCTCACGGAGGATTGCAGGCGCAGCGGCGGCTACGGACATCGCGTTGGGCATGAGGTACATGCTAATCACGGAACCGTCATTTATGGAAGCGCTTGCAGTAATCAATTTCGGCTCGCCATCTGGAATTCCCGCTCGATCAACCATTTCGAAGGCAGGGGTTGTGGTCTCCGGCCGTAAGCGCTTACGATGTGTTCTGCTTCACTTTCAGTCGTTCATCGTCGAAGTGAGTGCACTGTCCACCTGGCTTCACATCCACCCTGCGCCAACAGCAAAGCGCCTAGTTCGTGCTGCGCGGCGCCACAGAAAGGCTCACCAATGAAGGTGCTCAAAACCAGCCGCCGGGCCTTCGCCACGGCTGCGGTATCCGTCGCAGTCATGGCAATGACCGCCTGCGGAAGCGGATCCAACGATGCTTCCCCCGGCGAATCCTCCGCACCGTCGGACCTCGCCGAAGGCGGATCCACCACACTCACCATGTGGGTGGACGCAGAGCGCGCCCCTGCACTCGAGGAAATTGCCGCGTCCTTCAAAGAAGACACGGGCATCCAGGTCGATCTCGCTGTGAAGGACTTCGCAGCCGTCCGCGATGACTTCATCACCCAGGTACCCACCGGCAACGGACCCGATCTGATCGTCGGCCCCCACGACTGGATCGGAACCTTCATCGAAAACGGCGTCGTCGCTCCCATCGAGCTCGGTGACAAGGCAGCCGAATTCCAGGAATCCGCGATCCAGGCGATGAGCTACAACGGAAACCTGTACGGAGTTCCCTACGCCGTCGAGAACATCGCCCTGCTCCGCAACACCGATCTCGTCGGCGAGCCCGCCGCCACCTTCGCAGAGGTGATCGAGAACGGCCAGGCAGTGGTTGAGGCCGGCGACGCGGAGTTCCCCTTCCTGGTGGGCCTCGATCCCAAGCAGGCCGATCCGTACCACATGTACCCGTTCCAGACTTCAATGGGCGTTCCAGTCTTCGCCCAGAACGACGACGGCAGTTACGACCCCACCAAGCTCCTCCTCGGCGAGCCGAACGGTGTTGAGTTCGCCAAGAAGCTCGTCGAATGGGGTGACAGCGGCATGGGCATCCTGAACTCGAACATCACCGGCGACATCGCCAAGGAGAAGTTCATCGCCGGTGAATCCCCCTACTTCCTCACCGGCCCGTGGAACGTTCCTGCAGCACAGGAAGCCGGGATCAACCTGGCAATTGATCCCCTTCCCACCGTCGGGGACCAGCCAGCCCAGCCATTCATCGGCGTAAACGGCTTCTTCATCTCGTCGCAGAGCTCCAACGCGCTTGCCGCGAACGAATTCGCTGTGAACTACCTGACCACCGAAGCGGCACAGGACGCCCTGTTCAGCGTCGGAGGCCGCCCGCCGGCTCTGACCGCATCCTTCGAGAAAGCCGCATCCGATCCAATCGTTGCCGCTTTCGGTGAGATCGGCGCAAACGGTGTTCCGATGCCCGCGGTACCCGAAATGCAGGCAGTTTGGGCTGACTGGGGCGCCACCGAACTCGCACTGATCAAGGGCACCGTTGAGCCCGAGGAGGCATGGACCACCATGGTCGCCAACATCGAGCAGAAGATCGCCGCTGGCTAGGACCGGCACGCTCAGCCGTTGTGGGCCGGTGACGACAGCCGGCCCACAACGGCACTTCCGACCCACTCGGCTGCTCTCCTCCGGTGAGCCCTCCTTCGAAAGCTCCGGCTCCATGCGCACTACCGAACCGCCCCGCACACTCCCACCAAAACGCTCCCGCACCCGCTACCCGACCGACTCGATCGGCGGACTGCTGGCGAAAATCATCCTGCTGGGGATCGTCGACGCTTTCGCCGTCTACGTCCTCATCGTCCTGTTCATGCAGGAGAAGTGGGCAGTCCTGCTACTGGCCGCCGCGGTCACCCTGCTCATCAACTGGATCTACCTGCGCCGGGGCGGACTCCCCGCGAAGTACCTGGCGCCCGGAATCTTCTTCCTGCTGGTCTTCCAGGTCTTCGTCATGATCTTCAGCGGCTACGTGGCGTTCACCAACTACGGCGACGGGCACAACAGCACCAAGGAAGACGCCGTCAACGCCATCCAGTTGTCGGCGCAGCAGAGGGTGCCGGATTCGCCCGCCTACCGGATCTCCATCGTCGAGCAGGACGGCGAGTTCTCCTTCCTCACCACCAACCCTGACGGCGACGTCAGCATCGGCACAACCGGAGACCCCCTCGAGGAAGTGTCAGACGCCGCCACCGACTCCACCGGAAAAGCCACGGAGCTGGAGGGCTATCGCACGCTGCAGTTCGATGAGGTCCTGGCCAACCAGGCCGAGATCCTCGAAGTCACAGTCCCCTTCTCCGATGATCCCGACGACGGAACGCTGAAGACCAGTGACGGCTCCACCGCGTACGTCTACAGCCCCACACTCGTCTACGACGAGGCCGCCGACACTTTCACGAACACCCAGACTGGAATTGTCTATACCGACTCCGGCGATGGAACCTTCGTGTCCGAGGACGGCGAGGAACTCGGCACCGGCTGGAAGATCGACGTCGGCTTCGCCAACTTCGTCAAGGCATTCACCGACGAGAACATCCGCGGACCACTGGTGCAGGTAACCCTGTGGACCTTCACGTTCGCCCTGGTCTCCGTCCTCTCGACCTTCGCACTCGGTCTGTTCCTCGCCAATGCCTTCAACCTGCCGAACCTGCGCGGCAAGCGAATCTACCGGATCCTGATGATCCTGCCCTATGCCTTCCCTGCGTTCCTCGCCGGTTTGGTGTGGTCCGGTCTGCTCAATCCCGAGTTCGGTTACGTCAACAACACCTTCTTCGGCGGGGCGGACATACCTTGGCTGACGGATCCACTCCTGGCCAAGGTCAGCGTACTGGTGGTCAACCTCTGGCTTGGATTCCCCTACATGTTCCTGGTCTGCACCGGCGCGCTGCAGTCGCTCCCCGAGGACGTTAATGAAGCTGCACGGATGGACGGCGCCTCGCCGTGGAAGCTGTTCACGACGATCAAGCTGCCGCTGCTGCTCGTATCCGTTGCACCGCTGCTGATCGCCAGCTTCGCCTTCAACTTCAACAACTTCAACGTCATCTACATGCTGACCGACGGTGGCCCCAGGCTCCCGGAGACCACTGCCAATGTGGGTGCCACAGACATCCTCATCACCATGGTGTACGAGATTGCGTTCGGTAGCGGGGTGGGCCGCGACTATGGCCTGGCCAGCGCCCTGTCCATCATCATCTTCTTCATCGTCGCCGCGATCTCGATCATCAGCTTCCGGCAGACCAAGGCCCTCGAGGAGATCCACTAATGTCTACCGAGACAAGCACAGCAGTTCTCACCGGGCCGGGTGAGTCGGGCGGAAGACCCGTCGAGCCGGCCACCGAACGTCGTCGGACGTTCGGAGCATGGTTCCGTGAGAAGGGCTGGCGGCACCTGGTCGGTGTTGTCACGACCCTCTTCGCGATCTTCCCCCTCCTGTACGTGCTCTCCGCGGCGCTGAACTCGACCGGGACCATGGCGGGCTCGAATGTGCTCTTCAGCCGGATCGACGTCGGCAACTTCGAGCAGCTGTTCAGTGACCCGAACCGCCCCTTCGGTAAGTGGTTCGTCAATACGCTGGTGATTGGCGTCGTCACCTCGGCGGCCACAGTGTTCCTCGGGGCGCTGGCCGCGTACGCATTCAGCCGCATGCGTTTCAAGGGGCGACGGTTCAGCCTGCTCTCGCTGCTGGTACTGCAGATGTTCCCGCAACTGCTCGCCGTCGTCGCTATTTTCCTGCTGCTGAACTTTATAACCGATGTGGTGCCGTGGCTGGGTCTTGGCAGTCAGGTCGGGCTCATCATGGTGTATCTCGGCGGCGCCCTGGGGGTGAACACGTACCTGATGTACGGGTTCTTCAACACAATCCCGGCTTCGCTGGACGAAGCCGCCCGCATCGACGGCGCCAGCCACGTACAGGTGTTCTTCACGATCATTCTGCCGCTCGTGACGCCGATTCTCGCCGTCGTCGGGCTGCTTGCCTTCATTGGGCTCAGCAGCGAGTTTGTCATCGC
This genomic interval carries:
- a CDS encoding ABC transporter permease subunit encodes the protein MRTTEPPRTLPPKRSRTRYPTDSIGGLLAKIILLGIVDAFAVYVLIVLFMQEKWAVLLLAAAVTLLINWIYLRRGGLPAKYLAPGIFFLLVFQVFVMIFSGYVAFTNYGDGHNSTKEDAVNAIQLSAQQRVPDSPAYRISIVEQDGEFSFLTTNPDGDVSIGTTGDPLEEVSDAATDSTGKATELEGYRTLQFDEVLANQAEILEVTVPFSDDPDDGTLKTSDGSTAYVYSPTLVYDEAADTFTNTQTGIVYTDSGDGTFVSEDGEELGTGWKIDVGFANFVKAFTDENIRGPLVQVTLWTFTFALVSVLSTFALGLFLANAFNLPNLRGKRIYRILMILPYAFPAFLAGLVWSGLLNPEFGYVNNTFFGGADIPWLTDPLLAKVSVLVVNLWLGFPYMFLVCTGALQSLPEDVNEAARMDGASPWKLFTTIKLPLLLVSVAPLLIASFAFNFNNFNVIYMLTDGGPRLPETTANVGATDILITMVYEIAFGSGVGRDYGLASALSIIIFFIVAAISIISFRQTKALEEIH
- a CDS encoding glycoside hydrolase family 13 protein → MSVAAAAPAILRELAFDEPVHPTHPDNSWWRSSVIYQIYPRSFRDLNGDGMGDLAGITHELEHLAELSVDAIWLSPFYTSPQRDGGYDVADYCDIDPLFGSLDDFDALTARAAELDIKVIVDLVPNHCSSDHRLFQEALAAEPGSPERAMFVFRDGAGPNGVNPPNNWQSHFGGSAWTRTLNSDGTAGQWYLHLFDSSQPDFNWDNPAVHLEFERILRFWLDRNVSGFRVDVAHALVKAEGLPNWDGRPDGCSTEGYPGYLAPMFGQKSVHDIYRRWRAILNEYDGDRILCAEAVVDPLSRLVEWVRPDEMHQAFNFAYLHHPWDAKALRSIITDSLLAFDSVDAPTTWVLSNHDVPRHATRFAIEAGLGADNQGVGLDRARAASLAMLALPGGVYLYQGEELGLPDHEHIPDKLRQDPAFIRTGGERVGRDGCRVPLPWRADEPQYGFGAGDAGWLPQPEGWGGLSRDVQQADPDSTLNLYRRALGLRKELGLGAGSLSWATDSEDTDTVVFLNGDIMVLMNMGECESYLPSGTVIAASHPGTGADGMLAPDRCVWLRPS
- a CDS encoding sugar ABC transporter substrate-binding protein — translated: MKVLKTSRRAFATAAVSVAVMAMTACGSGSNDASPGESSAPSDLAEGGSTTLTMWVDAERAPALEEIAASFKEDTGIQVDLAVKDFAAVRDDFITQVPTGNGPDLIVGPHDWIGTFIENGVVAPIELGDKAAEFQESAIQAMSYNGNLYGVPYAVENIALLRNTDLVGEPAATFAEVIENGQAVVEAGDAEFPFLVGLDPKQADPYHMYPFQTSMGVPVFAQNDDGSYDPTKLLLGEPNGVEFAKKLVEWGDSGMGILNSNITGDIAKEKFIAGESPYFLTGPWNVPAAQEAGINLAIDPLPTVGDQPAQPFIGVNGFFISSQSSNALAANEFAVNYLTTEAAQDALFSVGGRPPALTASFEKAASDPIVAAFGEIGANGVPMPAVPEMQAVWADWGATELALIKGTVEPEEAWTTMVANIEQKIAAG
- a CDS encoding sugar ABC transporter permease, whose protein sequence is MSTETSTAVLTGPGESGGRPVEPATERRRTFGAWFREKGWRHLVGVVTTLFAIFPLLYVLSAALNSTGTMAGSNVLFSRIDVGNFEQLFSDPNRPFGKWFVNTLVIGVVTSAATVFLGALAAYAFSRMRFKGRRFSLLSLLVLQMFPQLLAVVAIFLLLNFITDVVPWLGLGSQVGLIMVYLGGALGVNTYLMYGFFNTIPASLDEAARIDGASHVQVFFTIILPLVTPILAVVGLLAFIGLSSEFVIASVVLTDPDSQTLAVGLYSYVGQQRSENWGVFAAGAVLAAVPVMALFLYLQKYIVHGLAAGSVKG